The Mytilus galloprovincialis chromosome 7, xbMytGall1.hap1.1, whole genome shotgun sequence genome has a window encoding:
- the LOC143083052 gene encoding farnesyl pyrophosphate synthase-like, whose protein sequence is MALNGHDETSEIPRKVQRLEPSELEQFDDLFPEIVNILHQRWSDNKEITDAVNWFKEVSEYNVPFGKKNRGISVVTTYKLLVKDVSNEDIKLARILGWCIEWLQAYFLVADDIMDKSITRRGKPCWYKQNNVGLIAVNDAIYLEACVYEILKHYFRKKPYYIDLVELFHQISMHTVMGQCLDLITSPIDGKVDFTKFTEERYNAIVKWKTAYYSFYLPVALAMYMAGITDEDVHSKAKTILIEMGTFFQVQDDYLDCFGDPSVIGKIGTDIQDNKCSWLVIQALKRVSKEQRTELQNNYGCDDPTKIEKVKDLYEQLDLQTVYSDYEENSFKLLMNLIDKNCDILPKEVFTSFAYKIYKRQK, encoded by the exons ATGGCTTTAAATGGACATGATGAGACATCAGAAATTCCAAGGAAAGTTCAAAGATTAGAACCCAGTGAACTGGAACAGTTTGATGATCTCTTTCCTGAAATTGTAAATATCTTGCACCAGAGATGGTCAGACAATAAAGAAATTACTGATGCTGTAAATTGGTTTAAAGAG GTCTCTGAATACAATGTAccatttggtaaaaaaaatcgtGGAATCTCAGTAGTAACAACATACAAACTTCTGGTAAAAGACGTTTCCAATGAGGACATAAAACTAGCAAGAATTCTAGGATGGTGTATAGAATGG CTTCAGGCATATTTCTTAGTTGCTGATGACATCATGGATAAATCTATAACTAGAAGAGGAAAGCCATGCTGGTATAAACAG AATAATGTTGGATTGATAGCTGTTAATGACGCTATATATTTAGAAGCCTGTGTTTATGAAATACTTAAACATTACTTCAGGAAGAAACCATACTATATTGATCTTGTAGAACTTTTTCATCAG ATCTCCATGCACACAGTGATGGGACAGTGTTTAGATCTAATTACATCCCCTATTGATGGTAAAGTAGACTTTACTAAGTTTACAGAAGAGAGGTACAATGCTATAGTGAAGTGGAAAACAGCATATTACTCCTTCTATCTGCCTGTAGCATTAGCTATGTATATG GCTGGTATAACAGATGAAGATGTACACTCAAAGGCTAAAACAATTCTGATTGAGATGGGTACATTCTTCCAAGTACAg GATGACTATTTAGATTGCTTTGGAGATCCTTCAGTTATTGGCAAAATAGGAACAGATATACAAGACAATAAATGTTCCTGGTTAGTAATACAGGCATTGAAGAGAGTCAGCAAGGAACAAAGAACTGAACTACAG AACAACTATGGATGTGATGATCCTACTAAGATTGAGAAAGTCAAAGATTTATATGAACAACTAGATCTACAAACAGTTTATTCAGACTATGAAGAAAATAGCTTTAAATTATTAATGAATCTCATAGATAAAAATTGTGATATTTTACCGAAAGAAGTTTTTACGTCATTTgcatataaaatttacaaaagacAAAAGTGA